One Solea senegalensis isolate Sse05_10M linkage group LG3, IFAPA_SoseM_1, whole genome shotgun sequence genomic window carries:
- the LOC122765989 gene encoding extracellular matrix protein 2 isoform X1 → MPSWHLRHVSYDKMEALVLLLLFCTVPGYSHTLQPRAGVAQRTHQSGLRDVSILAEEREHGGNTDKQEMSLETNPARRPVRTVAERGGDGEDVRGREERIETFSQSAILREGEKREDGLDLVSPRTSTIHSDTTKKWSPNSRQQEDEKYEKLRQEERESELVAGISLYETRGDTYEDEKTILGDEMAEKGEDIKYARHNEGIERENEDHAQVPLSRTSSAQVGTETKMAATIQIITRSQNPPTLPPPPREHHHVPARILVTDTQVLLPVSPLPPSSHTSVSPQSFPPAVTLPSPAVSTAVPGEVRSVSLLEDVLFEVLQTPGHHRGQNRPDSKAGPHLEEGIDQKIWFKPVRSELNTTHEAQEINTVVQAGSTFAASAHTATPTPNAAQLVFKESSSEEPNPTPDSTAKRVRFTHEPNTTQPTDRPKSNKPGENDTGASPPRPQGPKPSEQPRPTAAKTPSTGPTKINRGGKKSKEKKRKNASETQRKEEVTAPAYFPYFMDNYCPPECACYGRVVQCSDKGVDKVPYGIPYNSRYILLMNNHIDSIQPDLLSQYVSMEFLVLSNNLLTDGAIEGAFEGVPALKRLYLERNLLEGVPTDLPASLEELRLDDNHLAVMSEAAWAQCPGLLVLSLSNNSLGSESESLPDAVLSPLRQLRTLNLNHNQLTQVPLGLPLSVKELYLKGNHIEQFRGGAFDGTAELLVLDLSANALTNKGLVRDSLLNATLLESLNLEGNKLKQVPRHLPSSLKTLNLKGNFISSIKKAAFSNMKNLEHLGLARNTISRVALGAFRTLPILHQLDLGHNTLLHVPRQLPRGLRSVALAHNKIQAVPRDAFCWGEKSGSPSRLVHVQLQHNFIDMGKLDAQAFTCLRGFQVVHFY, encoded by the exons ATAAAATGGAAGCGCTCGTACTCCTGCTCTTGTTCTGCACAGTTCCTGGATATTCACACACGTTGCAGCCAA GAGCAGGCGTCGCACAGAGAACGCACCAGTCTGGACTGAGAGACGTTTCTATTTTAGCCGAGGAGAGGGAACACGGAGGAAACACGGACAAGCAGGAGATGAGTCTGGAGACGAACCCCGCGAGGAGACCTGTCAGGACTGTGgcggagagaggaggagacggcgAAGACGTCAGAGGACGCGAGGAGAGAATTGAGACATTTTCTCAAAGTGCTATTttaagggagggagagaaacgAGAGGATGGTCTGGATCTGGTTTCACCAAGAACTTCAACAATACACTCAGATACCACCAAAAAGTGGAGTCCTAATTCGAGGCAacaagaagatgaaaaatatgAGAAGCtgagacaagaggagagagaaagcgagCTCGTTGCAGGGATTAGTCTTTATGAGACAAGAGGAGACACTTATGAGGATGAAAAGACCATTTTAGGAGACGAAATGGCAGAGAAGGGGGAGGACATTAAATATGCAAGACATAATGAAGGGatagaaagagaaaatgaggaTCACGCACAAGTTCCTTTGTCAAGAACATCCTCTGCTCAAGTAGGGACGGAGACAAAGATGGCTGCGACAATTCAAATTATCACCCGCTCTCAAAATCCTCCCACTTTGCCTCCCCCTCCTCGAGAGCACCATCACGTCCCTGCACGCATTCTAGTTACAGACACACAAGTTCTTCTTCCAgtctcccctctccctcccagCTCTCACACCTCGGTTAGTCCTCAGTCATTTCCTCCTGCTGTCACCCTACCCAGCCCGGCAGTCTCAACAGCAGTTCCTGGCGAGGTGAGGTCCGTCTCGCTGCTTGAAGACGTCCTCTTTGAGGTGTTGCAGACTCCTGGCCATCACCGCGGGCAGAATCGACCGGACTCAAAGGCTGGCCCACATTTAGAAGAAGGAATTGACCAAAAAATATGGTTTAAACCTGTGCGGAGCGAACTAAACACCACGCATGAGGCACAAGAAATAAACACTGTTGTTCAAGCGGGGAGTACATTTGCTGCCAGCGCGCACACAGCAACACCAACACCAAACGCAGCACAGTTGGTCTTCAAAGAGTCGAGCAGCGAGGAGCCAAATCCTACGCCGGACTCAACAGCTAAACGGGTCAGGTTTACACATGAACCAAACACGACACAGCCCACTGACCGGCCCAAATCCAATAAACCGGGGGAAAATGACACCGGAGCATCTCCTCCCCGACCGCAAGGGCCCAAACCTTCAGAGCAACCGCGACCGACAGCTGCCAAAACGCCCTCAACGGGGCCAACGAAAATCAACAGAGGTGGCAAAAAGTccaaggaaaagaaaaggaaaaatgccAGTGAAAcccagaggaaggaggaggtcACCGCGCCTGCATACTTTCCTTACTTCATGGACAATTACTGTCCACCTGAGTGTGCCTGCTATGGGAG AGTGGTCCAGTGCTCCGACAAAGGTGTGGACAAAGTTCCTTACGGTATTCCCTACAATTCCCGCTACATCCTGCTCATGAATAACCATATCGACAGCATCCAGCCGGACCTGCTCAGTCAATACGTTTCCATGGAGTTCCTGGTCCTGAGCAACAATCTGCTCACAGACGGTGCCATCGAGGGAGCCTTTGAGGGTGTCCCAGCGTTGAAGCGCCTCTACCTGGAGAGGAACCTCCTGGAAGGTGTGCCAACGGACCTTCCCGCTTCCCTGGAGGAGCTTCGCCTCGACGATAACCATTTGGCGGTGATGTCTGAGGCGGCCTGGGCCCAGTGTCCCGGCCTTTTGGTTCTCAGCCTCAGCAACAACAGCCTGGGGAGTGAGTCCGAGTCTCTTCCCGACGCGGTGTTGTCTCCTCTGCGTCAACTGCGCACCTTGAACCTGAATCACAACCAGCTGACGCAGGTTCCTCTGGGTCTGCCGCTGTCCGTCAAGGAGCTGTATCTCAAGGGGAATCACATCGAGCAGTTTCGTGGTGGAGCCTTCGACGGTACAGCAGAGCTGCTGGTGTTAGATCTGAGTGCAAACGCACTCACGAACAAAGGCCTCGTCAGGGATTCGCTCCTGAACGCTACCCTCTTAGAAAGCCTCAACTTGGAAGGGAACAAACTGAAGCAAGTTCCTCGACACCTTCCAAGCTCCCTAAAAACTCTAAATCTCAAAGGAAACTTCATCTCCTCAATAAAGAAAGCAGCATTCAGCAACATGAAAAACCTAGAACACTTGGGCCTGGCGAGGAACACGATCTCCAGAGTTGCACTCGGTGCTTTCAGGACGTTACCGATCCTGCACCAGTTGGACCTGGGCCACAACACCTTGCTCCACGTGCCCAGGCAGCTGCCACGGGGTCTGCGCTCGGTCGCTCTGGCGCACAACAAGATCCAGGCTGTGCCTCGCGATGCGTTCTGCTGGGGCGAGAAAAGTGGGAGTCCCAGCCGACTCGTACACGTGCAGCTGCAACACAATTTCATTGACATGGGGAAGCTGGACGCTCAGGCGTTCACATGTTTACGGGGATTCCAGGTGGTGCACTTCTACTGA
- the LOC122765989 gene encoding extracellular matrix protein 2 isoform X2, translating to MEALVLLLLFCTVPGYSHTLQPRAGVAQRTHQSGLRDVSILAEEREHGGNTDKQEMSLETNPARRPVRTVAERGGDGEDVRGREERIETFSQSAILREGEKREDGLDLVSPRTSTIHSDTTKKWSPNSRQQEDEKYEKLRQEERESELVAGISLYETRGDTYEDEKTILGDEMAEKGEDIKYARHNEGIERENEDHAQVPLSRTSSAQVGTETKMAATIQIITRSQNPPTLPPPPREHHHVPARILVTDTQVLLPVSPLPPSSHTSVSPQSFPPAVTLPSPAVSTAVPGEVRSVSLLEDVLFEVLQTPGHHRGQNRPDSKAGPHLEEGIDQKIWFKPVRSELNTTHEAQEINTVVQAGSTFAASAHTATPTPNAAQLVFKESSSEEPNPTPDSTAKRVRFTHEPNTTQPTDRPKSNKPGENDTGASPPRPQGPKPSEQPRPTAAKTPSTGPTKINRGGKKSKEKKRKNASETQRKEEVTAPAYFPYFMDNYCPPECACYGRVVQCSDKGVDKVPYGIPYNSRYILLMNNHIDSIQPDLLSQYVSMEFLVLSNNLLTDGAIEGAFEGVPALKRLYLERNLLEGVPTDLPASLEELRLDDNHLAVMSEAAWAQCPGLLVLSLSNNSLGSESESLPDAVLSPLRQLRTLNLNHNQLTQVPLGLPLSVKELYLKGNHIEQFRGGAFDGTAELLVLDLSANALTNKGLVRDSLLNATLLESLNLEGNKLKQVPRHLPSSLKTLNLKGNFISSIKKAAFSNMKNLEHLGLARNTISRVALGAFRTLPILHQLDLGHNTLLHVPRQLPRGLRSVALAHNKIQAVPRDAFCWGEKSGSPSRLVHVQLQHNFIDMGKLDAQAFTCLRGFQVVHFY from the exons ATGGAAGCGCTCGTACTCCTGCTCTTGTTCTGCACAGTTCCTGGATATTCACACACGTTGCAGCCAA GAGCAGGCGTCGCACAGAGAACGCACCAGTCTGGACTGAGAGACGTTTCTATTTTAGCCGAGGAGAGGGAACACGGAGGAAACACGGACAAGCAGGAGATGAGTCTGGAGACGAACCCCGCGAGGAGACCTGTCAGGACTGTGgcggagagaggaggagacggcgAAGACGTCAGAGGACGCGAGGAGAGAATTGAGACATTTTCTCAAAGTGCTATTttaagggagggagagaaacgAGAGGATGGTCTGGATCTGGTTTCACCAAGAACTTCAACAATACACTCAGATACCACCAAAAAGTGGAGTCCTAATTCGAGGCAacaagaagatgaaaaatatgAGAAGCtgagacaagaggagagagaaagcgagCTCGTTGCAGGGATTAGTCTTTATGAGACAAGAGGAGACACTTATGAGGATGAAAAGACCATTTTAGGAGACGAAATGGCAGAGAAGGGGGAGGACATTAAATATGCAAGACATAATGAAGGGatagaaagagaaaatgaggaTCACGCACAAGTTCCTTTGTCAAGAACATCCTCTGCTCAAGTAGGGACGGAGACAAAGATGGCTGCGACAATTCAAATTATCACCCGCTCTCAAAATCCTCCCACTTTGCCTCCCCCTCCTCGAGAGCACCATCACGTCCCTGCACGCATTCTAGTTACAGACACACAAGTTCTTCTTCCAgtctcccctctccctcccagCTCTCACACCTCGGTTAGTCCTCAGTCATTTCCTCCTGCTGTCACCCTACCCAGCCCGGCAGTCTCAACAGCAGTTCCTGGCGAGGTGAGGTCCGTCTCGCTGCTTGAAGACGTCCTCTTTGAGGTGTTGCAGACTCCTGGCCATCACCGCGGGCAGAATCGACCGGACTCAAAGGCTGGCCCACATTTAGAAGAAGGAATTGACCAAAAAATATGGTTTAAACCTGTGCGGAGCGAACTAAACACCACGCATGAGGCACAAGAAATAAACACTGTTGTTCAAGCGGGGAGTACATTTGCTGCCAGCGCGCACACAGCAACACCAACACCAAACGCAGCACAGTTGGTCTTCAAAGAGTCGAGCAGCGAGGAGCCAAATCCTACGCCGGACTCAACAGCTAAACGGGTCAGGTTTACACATGAACCAAACACGACACAGCCCACTGACCGGCCCAAATCCAATAAACCGGGGGAAAATGACACCGGAGCATCTCCTCCCCGACCGCAAGGGCCCAAACCTTCAGAGCAACCGCGACCGACAGCTGCCAAAACGCCCTCAACGGGGCCAACGAAAATCAACAGAGGTGGCAAAAAGTccaaggaaaagaaaaggaaaaatgccAGTGAAAcccagaggaaggaggaggtcACCGCGCCTGCATACTTTCCTTACTTCATGGACAATTACTGTCCACCTGAGTGTGCCTGCTATGGGAG AGTGGTCCAGTGCTCCGACAAAGGTGTGGACAAAGTTCCTTACGGTATTCCCTACAATTCCCGCTACATCCTGCTCATGAATAACCATATCGACAGCATCCAGCCGGACCTGCTCAGTCAATACGTTTCCATGGAGTTCCTGGTCCTGAGCAACAATCTGCTCACAGACGGTGCCATCGAGGGAGCCTTTGAGGGTGTCCCAGCGTTGAAGCGCCTCTACCTGGAGAGGAACCTCCTGGAAGGTGTGCCAACGGACCTTCCCGCTTCCCTGGAGGAGCTTCGCCTCGACGATAACCATTTGGCGGTGATGTCTGAGGCGGCCTGGGCCCAGTGTCCCGGCCTTTTGGTTCTCAGCCTCAGCAACAACAGCCTGGGGAGTGAGTCCGAGTCTCTTCCCGACGCGGTGTTGTCTCCTCTGCGTCAACTGCGCACCTTGAACCTGAATCACAACCAGCTGACGCAGGTTCCTCTGGGTCTGCCGCTGTCCGTCAAGGAGCTGTATCTCAAGGGGAATCACATCGAGCAGTTTCGTGGTGGAGCCTTCGACGGTACAGCAGAGCTGCTGGTGTTAGATCTGAGTGCAAACGCACTCACGAACAAAGGCCTCGTCAGGGATTCGCTCCTGAACGCTACCCTCTTAGAAAGCCTCAACTTGGAAGGGAACAAACTGAAGCAAGTTCCTCGACACCTTCCAAGCTCCCTAAAAACTCTAAATCTCAAAGGAAACTTCATCTCCTCAATAAAGAAAGCAGCATTCAGCAACATGAAAAACCTAGAACACTTGGGCCTGGCGAGGAACACGATCTCCAGAGTTGCACTCGGTGCTTTCAGGACGTTACCGATCCTGCACCAGTTGGACCTGGGCCACAACACCTTGCTCCACGTGCCCAGGCAGCTGCCACGGGGTCTGCGCTCGGTCGCTCTGGCGCACAACAAGATCCAGGCTGTGCCTCGCGATGCGTTCTGCTGGGGCGAGAAAAGTGGGAGTCCCAGCCGACTCGTACACGTGCAGCTGCAACACAATTTCATTGACATGGGGAAGCTGGACGCTCAGGCGTTCACATGTTTACGGGGATTCCAGGTGGTGCACTTCTACTGA